The following are encoded together in the Anguilla rostrata isolate EN2019 chromosome 19, ASM1855537v3, whole genome shotgun sequence genome:
- the LOC135245471 gene encoding ankyrin repeat and SOCS box protein 13-like, whose protein sequence is MEMDVATIRPSFFGEIGLWAVRTVVHDAAFFGHTLLLQQLIQSGAPVNIVNLDNITPLHEACIQGQTQCVRLLLEAGAQVDIRTVHGSTALCNACAAGSPECIRLLLEYGAAANPTLTALTATPLHEACIRGSVECVQLMIAGGAQLEVFDIYFGTPLHAACMKQHVDCARALLSAGANVNAARFHETALHIAAKENNADLIEMLVAIGAHVHARDNLGRKPIDYTSPGSPAALCLEFSECTPPSLQHLSRLALWNGLGKRMLQVVSKVGLPCRILSYLYCS, encoded by the exons ATGGAAATGGACGTAGCAACCATCAGACCTTCGTTTTTTGGAGAAATAG GGTTGTGGGCGGTCCGAACAGTGGTGCATGACGCCGCCTTCTTTGGAcacaccctgctgctgcagcagctgatACAGAGCGGGGCACCTGTCAACATCGTTAACTTGGACAACATCACCCCCTTACATGAGGCCTGCATACAAGGACAGACCCAGTGCGTCAGGCTGCTGCTGGAGGCTGGAGCACAG GTGGATATACGCACCGTCCACGgcagcactgcactgtgtaaCGCCTGCGCTGCAGGAAGCCCAGAGTGCATCAGGCTCCTGCTGGAGTACGGAGCCGCTGCCAACCCCACTCTGACTGCGCTAACCGCTACTCCCCTCCATGAGGCCTGTATACGAG GTAGCGTGGAATGTGTGCAGCTCATGATCGCAGGGGGAGCGCAGCTGGAAGTGTTCGACATCTACTTTGGGACCCCCCTGCATGCGGCGTGCATGAAGCAGCACGTGGACTGCGCCCGGGCGCTGCTCAGCGCAG GGGCCAACGTCAACGCGGCCAGGTTCCACGAGACGGCGCTGCACATCGCAGCCAAAGAGAACAACGCGGATCTGATCGAGATGCTGGTGGCGATCGGAGCGCACGTGCACGCCAGGGACAACCTCGGCAGGAAGCCCATCGACTACACCAGCCCTGGGTCTCCAGCGGCCCTGTGCCTGGAGTTTTCTGAAT GTACCCCTCCGAGCTTGCAGCACCTGAGCAGGCTGGCTCTGTGGAATGGCCTGGGCAAAAGAATGCTGCAGGTGGTGTCCAAAGTTGGCTTACCTTGCCGCATACTCAGCTACCTCTACTGCtcctga
- the LOC135245472 gene encoding ankyrin repeat and SOCS box protein 13-like, which yields MEIATSRPNFFGEIDCWAERTPLHEAASLGQALRLQQLIRSGASVNIVAVDSITPLHEACIQGQTQCVRLLLEAGAQVDRRTVHGSTALCNACAAGSPECIRLLLEYGAAANPTLTALTATPLHEACIRGSVECVQLMIAGGAQLEVFDIYFGTPLHAACMKQHVDCARALLSAGANVNAARFHETALHIAAKENNADLIEMLVALGAHVHARDNLGRKPIDYTSPGSPAALCLEFYESTPLSLQQLSRVAFRGALGSRAEERVSKLNVSPRIISYLSYR from the exons ATGGAAATCGCGACAAGCAGACCTAACTTCTTTGGAGAAATAG ACTGCTGGGCGGAGAGGACCCCGCTGCACGAGGCCGCCTCCCTGGGCCAGGCCCTCAGGCTGCAGCAGCTCATCCGCAGCGGAGCGTCCGTCAACATCGTGGCTGTGGACTCCATCACCCCCTTACATGAGGCCTGCATACAAGGACAGACCCAGTGCGTCAGGCTGCTGCTGGAGGCTGGGGCACAG GTGGATAGACGCACCGTCCACGgcagcactgcactgtgtaaCGCCTGCGCTGCAGGAAGCCCAGAGTGCATCAGGCTCCTGCTGGAGTACGGAGCCGCTGCCAACCCCACTCTGACTGCGCTAACCGCTACTCCCCTCCATGAGGCCTGTATACGAG GTAGCGTGGAATGTGTGCAGCTCATGATCGCAGGGGGAGCGCAGCTGGAAGTGTTCGACATCTACTTTGGGACCCCCCTGCATGCGGCGTGCATGAAGCAGCACGTGGACTGCGCCCGGGCACTGCTCAGCGCAG GGGCCAACGTCAACGCGGCCAGGTTCCACGAGACGGCGCTGCACATCGCAGCCAAAGAGAACAACGCGGATCTGATCGAGATGCTGGTGGCGCTCGGAGCGCACGTGCACGCCAGGGACAACCTCGGCAGGAAGCCCATCGACTACACCAGCCCTGGGTCTCCAGCGGCCCTGTGCCTGGAGTTTTATGAAA GTACCCCGCTGAGTCTGCAGCAGCTGAGCAGGGTGGCATTCAGGGGGGCCCTGGGTTCCAGAGCGGAGGAGAGGGTATCCAAACTGAATGTGTCCCCCCGCATCATTAGCTACCTCTCATACCGCTGA
- the LOC135245469 gene encoding ankyrin repeat and SOCS box protein 13-like isoform X2, translated as METDIEPDKPYFFGDIGCWAERTPLHEAASLGQALRLQQLIRSGASVNIVAVDSITPLHEACIQGQTQCVRLLLEAGAQVDARNVDGSTPLCEACSAGSLECVRLLLEHGATVNPALTSRTTSPLHEACMGGNSDCAQLIVAEGAQLEAYDLYYGTPLHVACSNARVACAKVLLNAGAKVNAARLHETALHHAAKARSADLIEMLVQFGGNVYARDKHDKKPIDYTKLGSPPALCLQFYERTPMSLQQLCRVSLRTALGTRALDVVSKLDLPKPIVSYLRYC; from the exons ATGGAAACGGATATCGAGCCAGACAAGCCTTACTTCTTTGGCGATATAG GCTGCTGGGCGGAGAGGACCCCGCTGCATGAGGCCGCCTCCCTGGGCCAGGCCCTCAGGCTGCAGCAGCTCATCCGCAGCGGAGCGTCCGTCAACATCGTGGCTGTGGACTCCATCACCCCCTTACATGAGGCCTGCATACAAGGACAGACCCAGTGCGTCAGGCTGCTGCTGGAGGCTGGGGCACAG GTGGACGCGCGGAACGTGGACGGGAGCACGCCGCTGTGTGAGGCCTGTTCGGCGGGGAGCCTGGAGTGCGTGCGGCTGCTCCTGGAGCACGGCGCCACGGTCAACCCCGCCCTCACCTCCCgcaccacctcccccctccacgAGGCCTGCATGGGGG GGAACTCGGACTGCGCGCAGCTCATCGTGGCCGAAGGAGCCCAGCTGGAGGCGTACGACCTGTACTACGGCACGCCGCTGCACGTGGCCTGCTCCAACGCCCGCGTCGCCTGCGCCAAGGTGCTGCTGAACGCAG GTGCGAAGGTCAACGCGGCCAGGCTGCACGAGACCGCGCTGCACCACGCCGCGAAGGCCAGGAGCGCGGATCTGATCGAGATGCTGGTGCAGTTCGGGGGCAACGTGTACGCCCGGGACAAACACGACAAAAAGCCCATCGACTACACCAAGCTGGGCTCGCCCCCGGCCCTCTGCCTGCAGTTCTACGAGC GAACCCCCATGAGCCTTCAGCAGCTCTGCAGGGTGTCCCTGAGGACGGCGCTGGGCACGAGGGCGCTGGACGTGGTCTCTAAACTGGACCTGCCGAAGCCCATCGTCAGCTACCTCCGCTACTGCTGA
- the LOC135245469 gene encoding ankyrin repeat and SOCS box protein 13-like isoform X1, with translation METDIEPDKPYFFGDIEFLLFYVEECLYNLEQTCVGCWAERTPLHEAASLGQALRLQQLIRSGASVNIVAVDSITPLHEACIQGQTQCVRLLLEAGAQVDARNVDGSTPLCEACSAGSLECVRLLLEHGATVNPALTSRTTSPLHEACMGGNSDCAQLIVAEGAQLEAYDLYYGTPLHVACSNARVACAKVLLNAGAKVNAARLHETALHHAAKARSADLIEMLVQFGGNVYARDKHDKKPIDYTKLGSPPALCLQFYERTPMSLQQLCRVSLRTALGTRALDVVSKLDLPKPIVSYLRYC, from the exons ATGGAAACGGATATCGAGCCAGACAAGCCTTACTTCTTTGGCGATATAG aatttttactgttttatgtTGAGGAATGTTTATACAACCTTGAGCAAACTTGTGTAG GCTGCTGGGCGGAGAGGACCCCGCTGCATGAGGCCGCCTCCCTGGGCCAGGCCCTCAGGCTGCAGCAGCTCATCCGCAGCGGAGCGTCCGTCAACATCGTGGCTGTGGACTCCATCACCCCCTTACATGAGGCCTGCATACAAGGACAGACCCAGTGCGTCAGGCTGCTGCTGGAGGCTGGGGCACAG GTGGACGCGCGGAACGTGGACGGGAGCACGCCGCTGTGTGAGGCCTGTTCGGCGGGGAGCCTGGAGTGCGTGCGGCTGCTCCTGGAGCACGGCGCCACGGTCAACCCCGCCCTCACCTCCCgcaccacctcccccctccacgAGGCCTGCATGGGGG GGAACTCGGACTGCGCGCAGCTCATCGTGGCCGAAGGAGCCCAGCTGGAGGCGTACGACCTGTACTACGGCACGCCGCTGCACGTGGCCTGCTCCAACGCCCGCGTCGCCTGCGCCAAGGTGCTGCTGAACGCAG GTGCGAAGGTCAACGCGGCCAGGCTGCACGAGACCGCGCTGCACCACGCCGCGAAGGCCAGGAGCGCGGATCTGATCGAGATGCTGGTGCAGTTCGGGGGCAACGTGTACGCCCGGGACAAACACGACAAAAAGCCCATCGACTACACCAAGCTGGGCTCGCCCCCGGCCCTCTGCCTGCAGTTCTACGAGC GAACCCCCATGAGCCTTCAGCAGCTCTGCAGGGTGTCCCTGAGGACGGCGCTGGGCACGAGGGCGCTGGACGTGGTCTCTAAACTGGACCTGCCGAAGCCCATCGTCAGCTACCTCCGCTACTGCTGA